Sequence from the Clostridium butyricum genome:
GAAATACTACTTTTGTTTATTTTATCTTCAAAAATATTAACAAGAAAATCAGCTTCTACTAATATTTGATAATCAATATTATCTATACTGCCATATGTATGATGATGACCAATTAAGAAGCATACTCTTTCTATTACATCTTCATCTTCATTAAGTTTTTCAAGCATAGTCCTTGCTACTTGCGGTCCTTCTAATTCTTGATAATTACCTGCAGATGAGTTATATTTTTCTTCACTTATTTTTATACCTATATCATGCATTATAGCTGCTACTTCTAATACATACTGAGTATTTTTATCAAGTGCTTCTAATTCACCAATTGATTTTGCAAAGGAATATACCTTCAAAAAATGATTTATTCTTTTAACATCCTTTGCATAATAATTAATCATTTCTTTTACTATTATGCTTGTATCACATTTCATTTTAATAACACCCCAATCTGCTATTTATCATTTCCTTTAAAAGAAAATGGAATGAATATGAGGAAATGCAATCATATTCATTCCATTTTTATAACTACTAATTATTTTTAAATGTAGTTATATTAATTATTTCGTTTTGGAATGCTTTTAATAATGCTTTTTCTAAAACTTTTTCAGTATCAAAGTTTGCAACATCTTTACATTCTGCAAAAACTTTATTTAATGCACCATTAGCATTAGTATAAGTTAATGTTACATATGGTTTTTCAAACTTAACATCAACTATTTTTAATCCCCATGCTATTTGAGCATAATCACCATCAACAGTAAGGTGAGTAAGTTTTTTAAACTTTTCAGTTTCTTTGTTTGGATCTGTTACAACGATTAATTCTTCTCCTACTTTATACTTTGACATAATATCCCTCCATTAACATTCTAAACGATGTATATCATATTTATTATGATATATTAATAATTTAACACAAAGGTACATTTTTATCCATATGATTTAATATATATGTAATATTTTTTATTTTCTAATAATTCATACTTATTACTCATATTTCGATTTTTAATATAAAAAATAAACCTAAATATTCAAAATAAAACATTCAGGTTTATAAAGAAGTTACACTACATATTATTTTTTGAATAATCTAAGTATATATTTCACAATTTCATTTACTACTACAATACTTGCTCCTACTATAAATATCTTACTCCAAAGAATAAAATCTAAATGAACAGAATTAAAGAAATCTCTAAATATTTCCACACACATAATTTGTCCAATTCCAGTTAATATAATAACCTTTATAGCAAGTGTATTTTTCATGAAATTTGGGAAAATACTGTCTGTTCCAAATTCTCTACTATTAAATGCATTAAATAGCACGCTAAAAGCAAAAGTGCAGAACATAACAGTTGTCATTTGTTCATTAGAAGCTCCAAGAATATTATAGTTCTGCTGAACAAGTAACACACCTGTAATATATAGAGCATTTAATACTATTGTTGTAATCATCTGCTTTGTTATAATACTTGCATTTCTATTTACAGGTTTTCTTTTTAATACATGTCTTCTTACTGGCTCTAATCCAAGTACAAGGGCTGGAGGACCATCCATTATTATATTAACCCATAAAAGTTGTATTGTTGTAAACGGCATTTCTTTCCCAGTAATCTGAGATAATATTGCAATTAAAAATGCTATTATATTAACAGTAAGCTGAAATTGTATGAACCTTTGGAAATTATCATAAATTCCTCTTCCCCATTGTATTCCTTTTACTATTGTTGAAAAACTATCATCAGTTAAAATTATATCTGCTGCACTTTTAGATACTTCTGTTCCTGAAATCCCCATAGCTATACCAACATCTGCTTTTGATAAAGCTGGAGCATCATTTATACCATCTCCTGTAACAGCAACAACTTCACCATTATTTTGGAGTGCATTAACTATTCTCATTTTTGTATCAGGCTTTGAACGTGCAACAATTGATATTGTCTTTATTTCATTTTGTAGCTCTTCATCTGATAATGTATCTATAAATGATGATTCAACTGCCCTCATATTATTCTTTAATAATCCAAGTTCGTCTCCTATCGCCTTAGCTGTTACTATATTATCACCTGTAAGCATTTTAACTTCTACATGAGCTTTATTTGCTGTATAAACAGATTCTTTAACATCTTCTCTTAAAGGATCTCTTATTCCTACAAAACCAGTAAATACTAATCCATCATCACTTTCTTCAAAAGAAGCATCATTTAACGTTTCTGCTGCTGCTTCTAAACTGCTTGCCTCAATCTTTTTGTATGCAAATCCTAATGCTCTCATTGATTTTATCTGAAGCTTTTCTATTTCCCTTAAGATTTCATTTTTTACTTCAGATGTTAATTCCATTACTTTGTTTTCCTTTTGTATGTATGAACATCTATTTAATATTATTTCTGGAGCACCTTTTGATAATAGTATATAATCGTCATTTTCTCGTATTATTGTTGTCATTCTCTTTAATTCTGAACTAAAAGGTTTTTGAGATACTATTTCTGATGAATTTCTATACTCTCTGTAATCTTCATCTTTGTTATAAAGAAGCAAAGCACATTCAGTTGCACTTCCAATATATTTATAAGTTCCATCAAGGTCTTCAATATCTGCTGTTGAATTAAGCAGACAATTTTCAAGAAAATATCCTTGTCCACTTTTTTCGGCATCATCCATATATCCACCGTTATTATATACCACTTCAACTGTCATTCTATTTTGTGTAAGAGTACCAGTTTTATCTGAACATATGACAGATACTGAACCTATAGTTTCACAAGCTTCTTTCTTTGTAACAAGTGCATTTATTTTTGCCATTTTATTCATAGTTACTGCAAGTGTCATATTGACTAATGTTGGAAGTCCTTCAGGTACTGCTGCAACAATAAGAGCAACACATACTGTAAATGCTGTTTTCACTGGTTCTATTGATTCTAAAAATGGTATTATTCCTGACGCATCTATATTAAGCACATTTTTCATTACCATATTTACAATCATTAAAATAAATAGTAACCCTGCAAGAGCACCAGATATTTTAGTTATTTTTCCACCTAAGTCTCCAAGTTTAACTTGAAGAGGTGTCTCAATGTCATCTTGTGAAAGATTTTCAGCTATCTTTCCCATTTCAGTGTTGTCCCCTACAGAAGTAACAATCATTGTTCCTCTTCCATAAGCAACTAAAGTCCCACCAAATAGCATATTTAATTGTTTTGCAGGAACAGGATCTTGTAAAATTTCCTTCCCCTTAACATCTAACTTTTCCATTGATACAATAATATTTTCATTTTTTCTAACATCATCAGATTCACCAGTAAGCATATCTTCTCTTATTTTAAGATTTATACTTTGTACAAGTCTTCCATCTGCTGGAATCATATCTCCTGTTTCAAAAGATACAATATCACCAACAACAATTTCATTTTTAGAAATCTGATGAACGCTTCCATTTCTTATTACTTTTACTTCAATGTTTTCTGTTAATTTAGAAAGAGCTTCAGCAGCCTTTTTTGATTTTCCCTCTGTTATCATGCCTATTCCAACACCAAGAACAATTGCCCCAACTATCCCTACTGAATCAGTAAATTCTCCAATAAGTGCACTAATTAATGCAGCTGCTATCAATATTAGTATCATAGGTTCGCTTAACGCTTCTTTTAAATCTTGTAAAAAACCTCCTTCTTCTTTAACTGTAAATTCATTTTTTCCGTATTTTTCTTTTCTTTTAGCTACTTCTTCATTTGACACACCCTTAGAAATTTCAACGTCTAATTCTTTAGCAACTTCTTCTGAACTTTTACTATAAAATTTCAAATCTCCACACACCTTTCCTAAACATGTCCTAAACTTTGCAGTTTAATCTTTATAATCTTTATTTTAAATTTATGCCACACTAAACAAAAAAGCGAGATTCATGTACAACAAAAATGCTGTACATGAGTCTCGCTTTTTAAGATTAGACCAGATACATTCTAATGACGTATCATGATTGTTGATCTAATCACATATTATATATGCAAACTACTCCCCCAGGAACATGTTTAATTCAAAATACATTGTTTTTTATATATTATCTTATTTATATATACTTGTCAACACATAGTTTTATGCCTCATATGCTTATTATTAATCAGTTTTTTTATTCAGTTGAAATTCTTTATGAAATTCCCATGTATTTTTTACCCATTTGTATATAGTAACATTATCAAAATCACATTTAAATTCAAATGGATATTTATTCACATATTGCCATACTTCTTCAAAAATAGGAGGAACTTTTTTGGATGTTAGAGTCACATGAAACTTTTTGTCTCTCCCATCATTTTTATTGAAATTTATATATGGATATTTTTCTAAAACATCAATTAATTTATCATGAAATTTTTTTCCTTCCTTGGACATGTTAACATCCATATAAACTACCCGGTTATCAAAATGGTTGTATTTTTTCATTGTAAAGCTTTTTATTTTTTCCTTGCTACATAATCCCTCAAGATCTTTCTCTAGAGAAGTTATATCTCCTTCATACTCAAATGGCGCCTTTATTGTAAAATGTGGTGGAAGTTTCGATGATTTTGCTTTAAATTTATCATAAATATCCATTCTTAAAATATCATTAAATTCCCCCGCTTCTCCCTTAACTACAGAAACAATAACATATCTCATAATATACTAAGCAGAACTATGCTGAAATTTATTATGTCCATTTTCTTCATTATCTGCTTTCCTCCTTTTTATAATAATATATACTTTTATAAATAAATATTAGTTACTACAAATTGCAATATATATTTTTAACTTTCTTACAATTTATTAATTACAAATTCAAATATATATTATTATAATTCTTTTCTTCTAAAAATATATCTGTTTTTAGAAGAATATTATTTTTAATCATATTGTTATTTTACTCTTATCTATAAAAGCAATAAATCTAAATAATTAGATAGTTTAAAATAAGATTTTCTATACAACTAAAAACACAGAACTCAAAAAAAGTTCTGTGTTTTTATGAAATTAATTTTAAAATCCTATTTTTCGTCTTTTAAATATCCTGCAATATTAAATGCATGATCCGAGACTCTTTCAAGATTTCCTATTATATCCATGAAAAGTACACCACTTTCAATGTTGCACTCTTCATCTAAAAGCCTTGATATGTATCTTTCACGTATATCCTGTTCTATTAAATCTACCTCATCTTCATATTTCAATACATCTTTTATAAGATCAGTATTTCCTGATTTTCTCGCTTCAAGAGATGCATTTAAAGATTGAAGAACTTTTTCATTCATTCTTTCTAGTTCACTTATTACTTTATCTGAAAATTTCAGATTATCATTTTTCATAGTTTCTGCAAATTCAGCTATATTTTTAGCATGATCCCCAACCCTTTCAAGATCATTAATTGTATACAGAAGATTTTTTACTGTTTTATGCTGTAAATCATTCAAACTTAAATTATTTATTTTAACAAGATAAGATGCTATGGATTTTTCATACTTATTTATTTTCTTTTCATTTTCATAGACCTTCTGTATATCTTCATAATCTCCGTACATTGCAGCATTAATTGAAAGACGTGTATTTTCATAGGCTAGAATTCCCATTTCATTAATTTCCTTCAAAGTTGCTTCTATTGCAAAAGAAGGAGTTTTCATTATTCTATCATCAAGATGATTTTCTAATGATAATTCTGAAGATTCATTCTCTACCTTTCCCTCTTTCACTATGATACAAGATACTTTAACCAATAGATTAGCTATTGGAAACATTATAATCGTATTAACAACATTAAATATAGTGTGGAAAATGGAAATCTGAACACTATCAATAGTTGCATTGGCAATTGTCTTATTAACAGTAAATACACCAAATCCGATTAATGCAAATATTAAAACTCCAAAACAATTAAATAGTAAATTTATTATTGCGGCTCTTTTTGAATTTTTTGAAGCACCAATACTTGAAAGAAGCGCTGTATAGCATGACCCAATATTGGATCCAAGACATATATATACAGCAGCATTAGTTGTAACAACACCATTCATTGCTAAAGTCTGAAGTACACCAACAGATGCTGATGAACTCTGCATTACTGCAGTAACAATTGCTCCAACCAAAACTCCAAGGAAAGGATTACTTCCTAGCAAAGCAAAGGCTTGTGCAAATATAGGGGCATCAGTATATGGTTTTATTGCACCTGACATCCAGTCAAGTCCTACAAATAAAAGACCTAATGATATTAATATCTCTCCTATATTTTTCTTTTTTTCCTTCTTTGCAAACATAACAAGCATAGCACCTATACCAATCATAAGTGGTGCATAAAAACTCGGCTTCATTACAGTAAAAGCATCTCCAAGCTGACCTGCTGATACAATCCATGCTGTTATTGTAGTACCTATATTAGCTCCCATAATTACTCCAACGGTCTGGAAAAGATTCATCAAACCTGCATTAACAAATCCTATAACCATAACTGTAGTAGCTCCTGAGCTTTGTATAATTGCTGTAATCAATGCACCTACCAATATTCCCATAAATCGATTGTTAGTAAGAACACCTAATAAATGTTTCATTTTATCTCCAGCAGTTTTTTGAAGACCTGTTGCCATCATCTGCATTCCATAAAGGAACATTCCTAGTCCTCCGACAAACTGAAACATCATTGAAAAATCATCAAATGTCATAATTTCTTCTCCCTTAAAAATGAAAAAACTTTTTATTTAGTAAATAACATTTACTTTTAAAATTACCCCTCGATTTTCTATTATAAGATAAATAATAATTTTATTCTATATTTTTATTAATCTATTCGTTAATTTTCTACATTTTTATACATTTTATATCTCTGTTAAAAATATGTTAAAAATTCTGCTTTCCATTTGACTATTCGAATAAATTATAATCATAAAATCAACATAATCTATTCTTTATATTGATCTTTTTTGTATATATCGTTTCTCATTATAATTAATCAACCTTAATTTTAGCTTAATACTATGATAGTGCAAAAATACTTGAATAATTTTACAAGTGAATAAAATAAAAAAACATTTATGATAAATCCCTGTTATAATTAAGTTCCGACACAAAATTCAACAAGGAGTTTAACATAAATGTTTCAGAACACAATTATATCAGATGAACTATCTATATACAAATTCTTTAAGCAATTAAATTTTGATTTTTACTTAACTAATCCTCAATTAAAGCATTTAGAAAATATCATGAATGCTATGATATCTAAAGGATTTAATGGTAAGATTTCCGACATAGCGGAGCTTGCGCCTGCAAGGCATCGAACTAGTATTACTAGATTTTTATCAAATAGTTCTTGGAATGAAAATCTTCTAAAAAGATCTTTAAAAGCTTATATAGTAGAACTTATTTGGAATAAATCAAGAGAATCTAAACAGCCTATATACTTTATTGTTGACGACACTATCTCTGAAAAGACTAAGCCCTCGTCAAAGGTTATAAATCCCATTGAGAAGTGCTCATTTCATAATTCACATTTAAAAGGTAAAACTGTATATGGTCATCAAATATTAGTTTCTTTACTATCGTGTGACGGATTAGTTCTACCATATTCAATTGATATCTACGATAAAGAATCTATGAGTAAAATAAAATTAACTGAAAATTTAATTGAAGCACTTCCTAAGCCTGAACATAAAGGTTATGTTTTAGCCGATAGTTGGTATAGTTGTAAGGATATTTTTAATGCTAGTAAAAAAGCTGGCTACAGTTATATTGGAGCTTTAAAAACTAACAGAGTTATTTTTCCGAAAGGTCACGAGAGATTAGGAATAAAACTTCATAAATTTGCTGAAATATTAAATATTGAAGATTTTGACCTTGTCACAGTCAAAGAAAAACAATATTATATTTACAATTATGTTGGCAATTTAAAAGATAGAAAGAATGTTTCTATTGTTTTAAGCTATCCTAAGGATGCCTTTCAAAAAGATAAAGCATTGAAAACTTTTATTTCTATAGACTCGTTAATAAAACCTTTGAAGCTTTTAATTCAATATACTGACCGTTGGGCTATTGAACCATTCTTTAAAGATTGTAAAACTTACTTAGGACTTGATGGATATCAAGTAAGAAGTGAAAAAAGTATTAATAGATATCTAACAATAATGTTAATAAACTATACTTTTTGTAAAATGTATTCTAATAATTCTTATCACTTCAATACTGGATATAAATCTGCTAAGAAAGATCTGCAAAAATCTAAAGTAATATATATTTATGAAGCTGCCGCAAGCGGTACGCCGATAGAAAAAATTTTTGAGTCATTAAAAATAGCTTAGGAATCTGTTTGGTTATTTGACTGTAAAATTATTCAAGTAAAAATGCACTATTATAGCTTAATAAATAAAAATTCCAGAATCAGTCTTTATAAAGTATACTGATTCTGGAATTTAATATATTTTTAATTTTTCTTTCTGAATACACCAATTCTCATATCCACGGTTATGCTTAAATCTTTATATTCTTCAAGCTTTTCCTTGTTTTCTGGAGTTGATTTCCAATAATGAGGTGTCATTTTTAAAAGACTTGTAAATTCTTCATTATTCAAATCCAGATCATATGTAACATTAACTTCCTTAATGTAATCATCTTTTTCACTATCAGGTTTATAAACTTTCTCATTAAGATTAACAACAGAGTATATAATATTTCTAAGTTCTATAAGATGATTTGTTCTTGGAAGAACTCTTACAAAAATGCCATCCTTCTTTAATACCCTATTTATCTCATCTATATCAATTGGACTAAATACCGATAAAATACAATCAACAGAATTATCTTTAGCAGGTATATGATAGTTATTGCCAACCACAAATAAACATTCTTTTTCGCTTCTGCTTGCATATTTTACCGCTTCTTTCGATACATCCATCCCGTAAAAATCTGCTTCTATATTATTTATTTTTATAGCTTCTTTCAAATTAGTAAGGTAATATCCTTCACCACATCCCACATCAAGAACATTTATCTTTTCCTCTGAATCTTTGAAATACTCACATATTACTTCATTTATTTTATCACTTATTTTTTTATAAAATCCTCTTCTAAGAAAATCTACTCTTGCAAGAACCATATCTTTTGAATCACCAGGATTTTTGCTTCTTTTCATATTGCTTATTAATAAGTTTACATATCCTTGCTTTGCAATATCATATGAATGATTTTGTTCACACTTATAAACTTTACTTTCAGATTCTTTTTGTAAATTCTCCCCACAGATTGGACACGTTAATAAAATTTTATTATCTATATTCTTCATAAATTGCAACTCTCTTTCTATAATTCACTAATTACTATACACTTTTTCTTTAGTGTTAACAATACAATTGTCTTTATTGCACCATATAACTCTTATTACTTAAGATTATAATTCATATAAAACTAATACTAGAAAACATATTTTTCTCAAAAATATACACTATTATAAATAGAACTGCCCTTATAAAATTATTAAGGCAGTTCTATTTTTCTATAGTTTTTTATAATAAATCTTCACTTTTTAAATATTTAAATGTAAGCATTGTTATGTCATCTGTTTGCTTTTCATCTTTACAAAAATTATCAATATCTTTTCTTACCATTGGAATCATTCCATATATATCTACATACTGCATACTTTCTTTATTCAATACATCTTTAAGTCTATTCATTCCATATAAATTTCCATATGAATCCATGGCTTCTGTAACACCATCAGTATATACAAACAGTATATCATCCTTCTGCAAATTCATTTCCTGCTTTTCAAAATCGGCATTTGGTATTATTCCAAGGATACAGTTATTTTTTATGTTAATGTACTCAAAAGTTCCAAAGTCATGCTTTAAAAGCGGTGGCGTATGTCCCGCATTAACATATGTCATAACACCTTTTTTCAAATCTATTATTCCTAAGAATGCTGTCACAAACATTAAAGCTTCGTTGTTTTCACATAGTTCATTGTTAACTTTTCTTACAACTTCTCTTATATCTGAAGAAGATAAAAAAGAATTCTTTATAACACTTTTTGCAGTCATCATAAATAGTGCTGCTGGAACACCTTTTCCTGAAACATCTGCTATAACAAATGCTAATTTATCTCCAAAAAGATAAAAATCATAAAAATCTCCGCTGACACCTTTTGCTGGTCTCATATTTGCAAACACCTCAAAGTCATCTCTTTGAGGAAAGGCTGGAAAAATATTAGGAAGAAGCGAAGACTGTATCTTCGTTGCTGCCATTAATTCAGCCTCAGCTTTTTCTTTTTCTATAGCAGCTTCTTCAATATTTTTAACATATTCTTGTATATCACTCATCATCTTGCAAAAAGCATTTGCAAGCTCTTCTATTTCATCACCAGTTTTTATAGCTTCACATTGGGTTTTTAAATCCTTTTGATTAACAATTTTTTCATAGTCACCTTTTGCAAATCTCTTAACCACGTTAAATAAAATCTGAATAGGAACTGTAATTGTATTCTCCACATATTTTAAAGCTAAAAGAGCAACTGCAAATATAAAATAACTTGCTATACCAATAATAATATAAACCTGACTACAACGCTCAGAATCAATATAATTATTAAGCGATACATATCCTAGTATATATAAAAGTCCTATAAATATAATAACAAAAATTAAAAGTCCTATGGTAACTTTTCCTTTTATAGAAAAGGCTCCTTTTATCTTTGAAATTTCAATGGTATTTCCTTTATTTATTATTGGTGTCACAATAAACAAAATCATAAGAGCATATGAAATTAATAATATTGTTATAACTTCAATATTTTTACTTAATGATAAATCACTTTGTTGCAACACTATTCCATATATCCCCAAAAACGAACTGAAATACAGAAGATATTCATAATGCATATTCTTTAGTACAGTAGATTTTGTTTTAGGAATATGAGGCCGTATTTCTGTTGTAGAAAATATAATTAATATAAGAACTCCTATTATTGCTTGAAAATTATAATTATTAAAAAATTCAAGTAATACAATTTTCAAGTTTATACTACTTTTTTCTACTAAGCCTATTGATAGTTTTGATAGTAAAGTTACTGTTATAGAATCTAAAAATATGATATAAATATATCTTAAGATCCCCTTAATATCATTGAGGTTTGGTATTTCACACTTATCTTTTATATTAAATGTATACCATAATTTATATGGTATATATGCATATAAAAAATCAAAAAATAAATTTATAAGATGAACATTAAAACTACTTCCATCTTTTACTATGGCAGCAAAAAAATTTCCTGCTGCACAAGCCATAGCACCAACTGCACCAAAATACAATCCTATAACAGGAGGGAAAACACTTTCTACCTTTATTTCTATAATGCTAGGTATAAATCCCCTCATACTTTTAAATAACAATGCACATATAAATATAAATAATGAACATATTATTCCTTTTTTAATTTGAATCTTATTTATATTTAATGAGAAATTTTTATTCAAAAAATTTCACTCCTCCAAAACTTATAAATCACAGTAAATCATTTTATCCATTTTAGCTTATAATATGCTATTCCAAAACAAATATAATAGTATATATTGCTTGACATGTGCTGCTCCTTGTGAGCAATTATCACTTTTGGTTGATATCATTATGTCATTTCTAGATTATAAGTATAAAATTTATAATGCAACATATATATTTTTTAAGCATACTACATTTATTCGGCTACTTTGATCCTTTTATAGAATTGTAATGCTTTTTTATTGTAAGTATATTCATGCCTTTATTTCTCTCATATTGAATGAAATCAGAAATTTTTTTAATTAAAAAAACCCCAAGGCCTCCTATATCCCTTTCCATAATATCACATGTAAGATCTGGATCTTTTTCTTCTATGGGATTAAATTTCACTCCATAGTCACAAATTTTTAAGACTACATAATTATTATTTTCATCATATTCATATCCAATAAGCATCTCACCAGTATCATCATCTTCTTCATATGCATAACTGATTATATTCATAAGAACTTCCTCACATAAAAGCCTTATCTCCATGTCAATATGCT
This genomic interval carries:
- a CDS encoding ATP-binding protein, with protein sequence MEWLRKEATLNNLNTMIDFILNNLKKDVMVTEHIDMEIRLLCEEVLMNIISYAYEEDDDTGEMLIGYEYDENNNYVVLKICDYGVKFNPIEEKDPDLTCDIMERDIGGLGVFLIKKISDFIQYERNKGMNILTIKKHYNSIKGSK
- a CDS encoding PP2C family protein-serine/threonine phosphatase translates to MNKNFSLNINKIQIKKGIICSLFIFICALLFKSMRGFIPSIIEIKVESVFPPVIGLYFGAVGAMACAAGNFFAAIVKDGSSFNVHLINLFFDFLYAYIPYKLWYTFNIKDKCEIPNLNDIKGILRYIYIIFLDSITVTLLSKLSIGLVEKSSINLKIVLLEFFNNYNFQAIIGVLILIIFSTTEIRPHIPKTKSTVLKNMHYEYLLYFSSFLGIYGIVLQQSDLSLSKNIEVITILLISYALMILFIVTPIINKGNTIEISKIKGAFSIKGKVTIGLLIFVIIFIGLLYILGYVSLNNYIDSERCSQVYIIIGIASYFIFAVALLALKYVENTITVPIQILFNVVKRFAKGDYEKIVNQKDLKTQCEAIKTGDEIEELANAFCKMMSDIQEYVKNIEEAAIEKEKAEAELMAATKIQSSLLPNIFPAFPQRDDFEVFANMRPAKGVSGDFYDFYLFGDKLAFVIADVSGKGVPAALFMMTAKSVIKNSFLSSSDIREVVRKVNNELCENNEALMFVTAFLGIIDLKKGVMTYVNAGHTPPLLKHDFGTFEYINIKNNCILGIIPNADFEKQEMNLQKDDILFVYTDGVTEAMDSYGNLYGMNRLKDVLNKESMQYVDIYGMIPMVRKDIDNFCKDEKQTDDITMLTFKYLKSEDLL
- a CDS encoding calcium-translocating P-type ATPase, PMCA-type, whose amino-acid sequence is MCGDLKFYSKSSEEVAKELDVEISKGVSNEEVAKRKEKYGKNEFTVKEEGGFLQDLKEALSEPMILILIAAALISALIGEFTDSVGIVGAIVLGVGIGMITEGKSKKAAEALSKLTENIEVKVIRNGSVHQISKNEIVVGDIVSFETGDMIPADGRLVQSINLKIREDMLTGESDDVRKNENIIVSMEKLDVKGKEILQDPVPAKQLNMLFGGTLVAYGRGTMIVTSVGDNTEMGKIAENLSQDDIETPLQVKLGDLGGKITKISGALAGLLFILMIVNMVMKNVLNIDASGIIPFLESIEPVKTAFTVCVALIVAAVPEGLPTLVNMTLAVTMNKMAKINALVTKKEACETIGSVSVICSDKTGTLTQNRMTVEVVYNNGGYMDDAEKSGQGYFLENCLLNSTADIEDLDGTYKYIGSATECALLLYNKDEDYREYRNSSEIVSQKPFSSELKRMTTIIRENDDYILLSKGAPEIILNRCSYIQKENKVMELTSEVKNEILREIEKLQIKSMRALGFAYKKIEASSLEAAAETLNDASFEESDDGLVFTGFVGIRDPLREDVKESVYTANKAHVEVKMLTGDNIVTAKAIGDELGLLKNNMRAVESSFIDTLSDEELQNEIKTISIVARSKPDTKMRIVNALQNNGEVVAVTGDGINDAPALSKADVGIAMGISGTEVSKSAADIILTDDSFSTIVKGIQWGRGIYDNFQRFIQFQLTVNIIAFLIAILSQITGKEMPFTTIQLLWVNIIMDGPPALVLGLEPVRRHVLKRKPVNRNASIITKQMITTIVLNALYITGVLLVQQNYNILGASNEQMTTVMFCTFAFSVLFNAFNSREFGTDSIFPNFMKNTLAIKVIILTGIGQIMCVEIFRDFFNSVHLDFILWSKIFIVGASIVVVNEIVKYILRLFKK
- a CDS encoding putative RNA methyltransferase, with protein sequence MKNIDNKILLTCPICGENLQKESESKVYKCEQNHSYDIAKQGYVNLLISNMKRSKNPGDSKDMVLARVDFLRRGFYKKISDKINEVICEYFKDSEEKINVLDVGCGEGYYLTNLKEAIKINNIEADFYGMDVSKEAVKYASRSEKECLFVVGNNYHIPAKDNSVDCILSVFSPIDIDEINRVLKKDGIFVRVLPRTNHLIELRNIIYSVVNLNEKVYKPDSEKDDYIKEVNVTYDLDLNNEEFTSLLKMTPHYWKSTPENKEKLEEYKDLSITVDMRIGVFRKKN
- a CDS encoding IS701 family transposase — translated: MFQNTIISDELSIYKFFKQLNFDFYLTNPQLKHLENIMNAMISKGFNGKISDIAELAPARHRTSITRFLSNSSWNENLLKRSLKAYIVELIWNKSRESKQPIYFIVDDTISEKTKPSSKVINPIEKCSFHNSHLKGKTVYGHQILVSLLSCDGLVLPYSIDIYDKESMSKIKLTENLIEALPKPEHKGYVLADSWYSCKDIFNASKKAGYSYIGALKTNRVIFPKGHERLGIKLHKFAEILNIEDFDLVTVKEKQYYIYNYVGNLKDRKNVSIVLSYPKDAFQKDKALKTFISIDSLIKPLKLLIQYTDRWAIEPFFKDCKTYLGLDGYQVRSEKSINRYLTIMLINYTFCKMYSNNSYHFNTGYKSAKKDLQKSKVIYIYEAAASGTPIEKIFESLKIA
- a CDS encoding Na/Pi cotransporter family protein, which codes for MTFDDFSMMFQFVGGLGMFLYGMQMMATGLQKTAGDKMKHLLGVLTNNRFMGILVGALITAIIQSSGATTVMVIGFVNAGLMNLFQTVGVIMGANIGTTITAWIVSAGQLGDAFTVMKPSFYAPLMIGIGAMLVMFAKKEKKKNIGEILISLGLLFVGLDWMSGAIKPYTDAPIFAQAFALLGSNPFLGVLVGAIVTAVMQSSSASVGVLQTLAMNGVVTTNAAVYICLGSNIGSCYTALLSSIGASKNSKRAAIINLLFNCFGVLIFALIGFGVFTVNKTIANATIDSVQISIFHTIFNVVNTIIMFPIANLLVKVSCIIVKEGKVENESSELSLENHLDDRIMKTPSFAIEATLKEINEMGILAYENTRLSINAAMYGDYEDIQKVYENEKKINKYEKSIASYLVKINNLSLNDLQHKTVKNLLYTINDLERVGDHAKNIAEFAETMKNDNLKFSDKVISELERMNEKVLQSLNASLEARKSGNTDLIKDVLKYEDEVDLIEQDIRERYISRLLDEECNIESGVLFMDIIGNLERVSDHAFNIAGYLKDEK
- a CDS encoding HD domain-containing protein; the encoded protein is MKCDTSIIVKEMINYYAKDVKRINHFLKVYSFAKSIGELEALDKNTQYVLEVAAIMHDIGIKISEEKYNSSAGNYQELEGPQVARTMLEKLNEDEDVIERVCFLIGHHHTYGSIDNIDYQILVEADFLVNIFEDKINKSSISVIKDKYFKTAAGIEFLNKLYI
- a CDS encoding 2'-5' RNA ligase family protein codes for the protein MRYVIVSVVKGEAGEFNDILRMDIYDKFKAKSSKLPPHFTIKAPFEYEGDITSLEKDLEGLCSKEKIKSFTMKKYNHFDNRVVYMDVNMSKEGKKFHDKLIDVLEKYPYINFNKNDGRDKKFHVTLTSKKVPPIFEEVWQYVNKYPFEFKCDFDNVTIYKWVKNTWEFHKEFQLNKKTD